CAATCCCGATAAACCGATTGCCTTCTTGATCAAGAAGCTTGCCTCCGGAAGCTAAAAGCTGAAGGGAAGAAGCTCAGGGGCAAAAAACCGGGCGCGGACCCGAATCCGCATCAAGTCCACGCCCGGCTTTCACTGCCGGTTTAACCCGATTTTACCATGCATAAGCTCTCGGCGCATCGCCGCCCGGACCCGGGAAAATGTCGTCGATACGGGCGAGCACGTCTTCGGACAGCTTCACGTCGACGACGCGCAGCGTGTCTTCGAACTGCTGCAGCGTCCTCGGCCCGATGATCGGCGCGGTCATCGCCGGATGAACGAGCGTCCAGGCAAGCGCCACCGTCGCTTCGGATTCGCCGAGCTCCTTGCACAGCTTGGAGAACTGATCCAGCTGCGGGCGCAGCTTCTCGATCCGTTCCGTCTGGCGCGCCGACCTCGAGCCCGCCTGCGGATTCATGTTGCCGAGGATGCCGCCGTCGAGCGGACTCCAGGCGATGACGCCGATGCCGTGCTCCTCCGAAGCCGGCAGCACTTCCAGCTCAGGCAGACGGCAGAGCAGGCTGTACTTATGCTGCTCGGAGACAAGACCCAGCATGCCGCGCGACTTCGCTTCGTATTGCGCTTTCACGAGATCGCGTCCGGCGAAGTTGCTGGAACCGACA
This genomic window from Paenibacillus humicola contains:
- a CDS encoding aldo/keto reductase — its product is MQYAYLGKSGMKVSRLCLGTMNFGPSTEEKEAYRIMDAAVEAGVNFFDTANVYGGEEHRGWTEEIIGRWFAQGGGRREKVILATKVYGNMQHPVTDPNEERGVSAYKIRRHLEDSLRRLQTDHIELYQMHHVDRNVSWDELWNAFDVHIKQGKIGYVGSSNFAGRDLVKAQYEAKSRGMLGLVSEQHKYSLLCRLPELEVLPASEEHGIGVIAWSPLDGGILGNMNPQAGSRSARQTERIEKLRPQLDQFSKLCKELGESEATVALAWTLVHPAMTAPIIGPRTLQQFEDTLRVVDVKLSEDVLARIDDIFPGPGGDAPRAYAW